A genome region from Ahaetulla prasina isolate Xishuangbanna chromosome 8, ASM2864084v1, whole genome shotgun sequence includes the following:
- the C1QTNF7 gene encoding complement C1q tumor necrosis factor-related protein 7 isoform X1, translating into MLQLQRKHMVLLENLSSVAPKQVPEMFVLLCITGFAFYINGQPLHSQFKGENYSTKYVCSIPGLPGPPGPPGNHGSPGPHGRIGIPGRDGREGKKGEKGEKGNAGVRGKMGPAGQTGDKGDQGQPGKRGPTGLVGGKGDMGPLGPAGLKGEKGERGKTGPPGICKCGQIILRSAFSVGITTSYPEEKLPIIFNKVLFNEGGHYNPSTGKFICAIPGIYYFSYDITLANKHLAIGLVHNGKFRIKTFDANTGNHDVASGSTVIYLQPEDEVWLEIFYTDQNGLFSDPTWADSLFSGFLLYVDTDYLDALSDEDDL; encoded by the exons tgccagagATGTTTGTGCTGCTCTGTATAACaggttttgccttctatatcaatGGCCAACCTCTCCACAGCCAGTTTAAAGGAGAAAACTACTCAACAAAATATGTTTGTAGTATACCTGGGTTACCTGGCCCCCCAGGCCCTCCTGGAAACCATGGCTCACCTGGACCACATGGCCGGATTGGGATCCCAGGACGAGATGGACGAGAAGGCAAAAAGGGAGAAAAGGGTGAGAAAGGAAATGCAG GTGTAAGAGGAAAGATGGGTCCTGCAGGACAAACTGGAGACAAAGGAGACCAAGGGCAGCCTGGCAAAAGAGGGCCTACAGGATTAGTAGGAGGTAAAGGTGACATGGGACCTCTTGGTCCAGCAGGActgaaaggagagaaaggagaaagaggaaaaacaggTCCACCAGGAATCTGTAAATGTGGGCAAATTATACTGAGATCAGCTTTCTCTGTTGGCATTACTACAAGTTACCCAGAAGAAAAATTGCCAATCATATTTAACAAAGTCCTTTTTAATGAGGGGGGACATTATAATCCCTCAACAGGAAAGTTCATCTGTGCCATCCCAGGGATTTATTATTTCTCTTATGACATTACACTGGCAAATAAACACCTTGCCATTGGTCTAGTTCATAATGGAAAGTTCAGGATAAAGACATTTGATGCTAACACAGGAAACCATGACGTGGCATCTGGGTCAACTGTGATTTACcttcagcctgaagatgaggtGTGGCTTGAAATCTTCTATACTGACCAAAATGGCCTTTTTTCTGATCCCACATGGGCAGACAGTCTGTTTTCAGGATTTCTCTTATATGTAGATACAGACTACCTTGATGCTCTGTCAGATGAAGATGACCTGTGA
- the C1QTNF7 gene encoding complement C1q tumor necrosis factor-related protein 7 isoform X2, with the protein MKWTLNTVPEMFVLLCITGFAFYINGQPLHSQFKGENYSTKYVCSIPGLPGPPGPPGNHGSPGPHGRIGIPGRDGREGKKGEKGEKGNAGVRGKMGPAGQTGDKGDQGQPGKRGPTGLVGGKGDMGPLGPAGLKGEKGERGKTGPPGICKCGQIILRSAFSVGITTSYPEEKLPIIFNKVLFNEGGHYNPSTGKFICAIPGIYYFSYDITLANKHLAIGLVHNGKFRIKTFDANTGNHDVASGSTVIYLQPEDEVWLEIFYTDQNGLFSDPTWADSLFSGFLLYVDTDYLDALSDEDDL; encoded by the exons tgccagagATGTTTGTGCTGCTCTGTATAACaggttttgccttctatatcaatGGCCAACCTCTCCACAGCCAGTTTAAAGGAGAAAACTACTCAACAAAATATGTTTGTAGTATACCTGGGTTACCTGGCCCCCCAGGCCCTCCTGGAAACCATGGCTCACCTGGACCACATGGCCGGATTGGGATCCCAGGACGAGATGGACGAGAAGGCAAAAAGGGAGAAAAGGGTGAGAAAGGAAATGCAG GTGTAAGAGGAAAGATGGGTCCTGCAGGACAAACTGGAGACAAAGGAGACCAAGGGCAGCCTGGCAAAAGAGGGCCTACAGGATTAGTAGGAGGTAAAGGTGACATGGGACCTCTTGGTCCAGCAGGActgaaaggagagaaaggagaaagaggaaaaacaggTCCACCAGGAATCTGTAAATGTGGGCAAATTATACTGAGATCAGCTTTCTCTGTTGGCATTACTACAAGTTACCCAGAAGAAAAATTGCCAATCATATTTAACAAAGTCCTTTTTAATGAGGGGGGACATTATAATCCCTCAACAGGAAAGTTCATCTGTGCCATCCCAGGGATTTATTATTTCTCTTATGACATTACACTGGCAAATAAACACCTTGCCATTGGTCTAGTTCATAATGGAAAGTTCAGGATAAAGACATTTGATGCTAACACAGGAAACCATGACGTGGCATCTGGGTCAACTGTGATTTACcttcagcctgaagatgaggtGTGGCTTGAAATCTTCTATACTGACCAAAATGGCCTTTTTTCTGATCCCACATGGGCAGACAGTCTGTTTTCAGGATTTCTCTTATATGTAGATACAGACTACCTTGATGCTCTGTCAGATGAAGATGACCTGTGA
- the C1QTNF7 gene encoding complement C1q tumor necrosis factor-related protein 7 isoform X3, which produces MFVLLCITGFAFYINGQPLHSQFKGENYSTKYVCSIPGLPGPPGPPGNHGSPGPHGRIGIPGRDGREGKKGEKGEKGNAGVRGKMGPAGQTGDKGDQGQPGKRGPTGLVGGKGDMGPLGPAGLKGEKGERGKTGPPGICKCGQIILRSAFSVGITTSYPEEKLPIIFNKVLFNEGGHYNPSTGKFICAIPGIYYFSYDITLANKHLAIGLVHNGKFRIKTFDANTGNHDVASGSTVIYLQPEDEVWLEIFYTDQNGLFSDPTWADSLFSGFLLYVDTDYLDALSDEDDL; this is translated from the exons ATGTTTGTGCTGCTCTGTATAACaggttttgccttctatatcaatGGCCAACCTCTCCACAGCCAGTTTAAAGGAGAAAACTACTCAACAAAATATGTTTGTAGTATACCTGGGTTACCTGGCCCCCCAGGCCCTCCTGGAAACCATGGCTCACCTGGACCACATGGCCGGATTGGGATCCCAGGACGAGATGGACGAGAAGGCAAAAAGGGAGAAAAGGGTGAGAAAGGAAATGCAG GTGTAAGAGGAAAGATGGGTCCTGCAGGACAAACTGGAGACAAAGGAGACCAAGGGCAGCCTGGCAAAAGAGGGCCTACAGGATTAGTAGGAGGTAAAGGTGACATGGGACCTCTTGGTCCAGCAGGActgaaaggagagaaaggagaaagaggaaaaacaggTCCACCAGGAATCTGTAAATGTGGGCAAATTATACTGAGATCAGCTTTCTCTGTTGGCATTACTACAAGTTACCCAGAAGAAAAATTGCCAATCATATTTAACAAAGTCCTTTTTAATGAGGGGGGACATTATAATCCCTCAACAGGAAAGTTCATCTGTGCCATCCCAGGGATTTATTATTTCTCTTATGACATTACACTGGCAAATAAACACCTTGCCATTGGTCTAGTTCATAATGGAAAGTTCAGGATAAAGACATTTGATGCTAACACAGGAAACCATGACGTGGCATCTGGGTCAACTGTGATTTACcttcagcctgaagatgaggtGTGGCTTGAAATCTTCTATACTGACCAAAATGGCCTTTTTTCTGATCCCACATGGGCAGACAGTCTGTTTTCAGGATTTCTCTTATATGTAGATACAGACTACCTTGATGCTCTGTCAGATGAAGATGACCTGTGA